The following DNA comes from Kaistia sp. 32K.
CAGGGCCAGCGTGCTGTCATGCGCGACGGCCTGGTCGAACTGGCCGTCGATCAGCAGGCGCTGTTCGACTGGCACGCCATGGGCGGCGTGGGCGTCGAGATAGCCCTGAAGCCGGTCCTCGCCTGTGACGACATTGGGGCGGCCGGTGGTGACGGCGATGCGGCGGTGGCCGAGTTCGAACAGATAGTCGATGGCGAGGCGCGCGGCACGCACGTTGTCGAGCTTCACCACGTCATAGGGCAGACCGGCGATGAAGCTGTCGAGCAGGATCGTCGGCACGTGGATCTGCTCGGCGAGGCTGGCGCCGTGCTCTGCGTCCGAGCGGGTGGGGATGATGATCAGGCCGGCGACGCGCTGGGCCCGCATCATGGTGAGGATTTGACGCTCCCGGTCGAAATCCTCGTTGGTCGAATAGACGGCGGCCATGTATCCGGCCTGCAGGCAGGCGGATTCGACCACGCGCGCGACATTGGCGAAGTGCGGATTGGTGATATCGGGCAGGATGAGGCCGACCAGTCGCGACTGGCCGATCCGGAGGCTCTGCGCCGCGCCATGCGGCACGTAGCCGATCTCGCGCACCGCCTTCCGGACCTTCTCGATAACCTCGTCGCTCACCGGCGCCGACCGGTTGATGGCCGCCGATGCGGTCGAAATGGCGACGCCAGCCCGCCGCGCAACATCCTTGATGGTAGCCAAGCTTCCTCCAGCCCCGTCGTCGCCCACTTGTCAAACGGGCCACGACATGCACTATACGAAACGTTTCGTGCAGGCAAATTTCTAGGACGCGGTTTGGGGAGGAGCCCATCCGCGTTTTTTCGGGGAGGGCACACGAAACGTTTCGACCGGAAATCCGGCGAGACAACAACGACGCTGGGGACGGCGCAAAGGGAGGACATCCATGCATATGCTTTCACGGCGCAGCCTGCTGCTGTCGACGGCGGCTGTGGCCGTCGGCGCGAGCCTCGGTTTCGGACCGGCTTTCGCTCAGTCGGACGTGACGGCGACGCTCAAGCTCCAGGGCTTTGGCGGCGATGCGGAGCTGAGCGCCATCACCAACGCGATCGCGCGCTTCAACAAGAAATATCCGAACGTCACGGTCGAGCTGGAGATGGACGCCATCGCCAATGGCTGGGGCGACTATGTGACCAAGGTGCTCGGCCAGTTCAACGCCGGCGCCGCCGCCGATGTCTACGGCACCGCCATCGAGACCTTCCAGGCGTTCTCGTCGCGCAATCTCTGGATGGGGCTGGACGACTTCGTCCAAGCCAATTCCGGATTCTCGGACTTTGCGCCGAGCCTGTTCAAGCAGGGTTCCTACAACGGGGTGATCCACTACATCCCGATTGGCTGGAACAACATCATGATCAACTACAACCGGGACCTGTTCGACAAGGCCGGCGTCGCCTATCCGGCCGACGGCAAATGGACCTGGGACGAGTTCCGCAAGGTCGCCAAGGCGCTGACCGTCAAGGACGCGTCCGGGACGGTTGTCCAGTTCGGCTATGAAGTACCGAACCAGAACTTCTTCGTGCAGCCCTGGTTCTTCTCCAACGGCACCGCCATCCTCAACGATGACTGGTCCGCCTCGAACATGCTGGACCCCAAGGTCTCGGAAACGCTGCAGTTCCTCTACGACCTGATCCATGTCGACGGCGTCTCGCCCATTCCGGGCAGCGGCGCGCCGATGGACAGCCAGTTCTTCGCCGGCCAGGTCGCCATGATCAGCCGTGGCCACTGGATCGTGCAGGGCGCCAAGAACAACAAGGTCAACATGGACATCGCCATTCCGCCGAGCAAGGAAAGCGATACCACCGTGATCGGCTTCGGCGGCTACGCCATCAACAAGAATACCGCCAATGCGGACCTTGCCAAGGCGCTGGTGCTCGAGCTGACGAGCGAAGAGACGCAGAAGGAAGAGGGCGAGAAGGGCGGCGGCGTGCCGGGCCGCAAGTCCGCCGCCTCGACCGAGGCGTTCCTGAGCTTCCCGCCCTCGGCCGCGCTCTACTACCAGACCCTGCCGCATACCAAGGCCGTGCCTTCGCCGGCTAACTTCCAGGAAGTCGAGAAGATCTTCATCCGCCACTACACCGCGATGATGGCGGGCGAGATCTCGATCGCCGACGGCGTCAAGGCGGCCGATGCCGAGCTGGCCGCTTCGTTCGCCCGGCTGAAACAGTAGCGGCGGGCTCCGCCTCCGACATCCTCCGACCGGTCCGGGCGCGCCTCTCCACGGGCGCAGCCCGGACACCCATCACGGAACGCCGCCCCCGGGGTCATCCCCGTGCGGGAGGCTGCCCTATAGCCTTGCTTGGAACTCTCCATGGCCGCCAGTCTCGCCGCCCGCCGTTCCTCCTCCGACCTCCGCCGGGCGCAGGCGCGCACCGCCTATCTGTTCGTGCTGCCCACGACGGTCCTCTATGTGACCTTCGTGCTGGCGCCGGTGGTGGTTACCTGCATCCTCGCCTTCGCCCATTTCGACCCCATGATGGGATCGCGCTGGGTCGGCTTCGACAATTTCGTGCGCTTCTTCTCCGATCGCCGCTCGCTGCAGATCCTCTGGAACACGCTGCGCTTCACCTTCTTCGCGGTGACCTTCAACGTGTCGATCGGGCTGATGCTGGCGATCGCGCTCAACCGGGCGATGCCGGGCTGGCTGCTCTATTTCTTCCGCCTGTCGTTCTTCCTGCCGGTGATCATCGCGGCGGCCTTCGTCTCGATCGTCTGGAGCTATCTCTACGGCGATGATCTCGGCGTCATAAACTACTACCTCCGCGTCATCGGATTGCCGGGTGTGCGCTGGCTGACCGACGCCAATCAGGCGATGACGTCGATCATCATCATGGATGTCTGGAAGAACACCGGCTTCTTCATGATCATCTTCATCGCCGCGCTGCAGGGCGTTCCGAAGACGATCCTCGAGGCGGCGGTGATGGACGGGACGCCGGCATGGCGGCAGTTCTTCCGCATTACCCTGCCTTACATCTCGCCGGTCGTGTTCTTCTGCATCGTCTACGCCTCGATCGGCGCGCTGCAGGTGTTCGAGTCGATCGTCATCCTGACCCATGGCGGGCCGGGCGACGCCACGCGCTCGCTGTCCATCCTCATCGTCGAGGAAGGCTTCGGCAGCTTCCAGATCGGCTACGCCGCCGCGATCTCGGTCGTCATGACGGTGCTGATCCTTGTCATCACCGCCGCGCAGCAGATCCTCTCCCGCCGCTGGGTGCAGCAATGAATTCGATGATGCAGACGCGCGCCGCCAAGCGCTGGATCGACTGGGCCATCATCGCCAGCATGGTGCTGCTCGCCTTCTTCATGCTGCTGCCGTTCCTGTGGCTGTTCTCGATGTCGTTCCGCTCGGTCGCGGACGCCTACAAGATGCCGCCGAGCTTCCTGCCGCCCAGCCTCGATTTTTCCAACTATTGGGCGGTGATGACGTCGAAGGTGCCGTTCCTGAAGATCTACGCCAATTCGGTGATGATCGCGCTGATCGTCACCGTCGGCCAGATGATCACCTGCACGCTCGCCGCCTTCGCCTTCGCCCGCCTCCAGTTCCGCGGCCGCAATGCGCTGTTCTTCGCGCTTTTGGTCGGGCTGATGTTCCCGGCCCAGGTGACGATCCTGCCGATCTATCTCGGCTATGCCCGCATCGGCTTGATCAACAAGCCGATCGGCCTCGCGCTCATGTATCTCACCTCGAGCTTCGGGGTGTTCCTGATGCGCCAGTTCATGATCAGCCAGCCGAAGGCGCTGGAGGAGGCGGCGCTGATGGACGGCGCCGGCTATCTGAAGATCTTCTGGCGCATTTCGCTGCCCCAGTTGCGGCCGGCCCTCTCGGCGCTCGGCATCATCACCTTCACCCAGACCTGGAACTATTACTTCCAGGCCAAGGTACTGCTCGGCAAGCAGGACCAGATGACGCTGCCGCTCGCGATGGATGTCCTGCGCGGCTACATGGGCGCCGGCAATCTCGCTGTTGTCATGGCGGCCATGAGCATGTCGATCCTGCCGGTCGTGCTGCTTTTCCTCATTGCCCAGAAATTCGTGATCGAAGGCATCACGATGAGCGGCATCAAGAACTAGAACCTCCAGGGAAATGAACCGAATGTGGGAAGATCTCGCTTCCATCGATACGCGTTTTCACTATGCCGGCGAACGTAGCCGCTATCTGGCCTTTCCGCTCGGCGGCATCGGCTCGGGAGGCCTCTCCATCTCCGGCAGCGGCCGGCTGGTCGACTGGTCGATCCGCAATCGTCCGGCCCTGCAGGGCTATAACGGCTACTCGCATTTCGCCATCAAGGCGGAGAGGGCGGGCGAACTGGTCGATGCCCGCGTGCTCAACGGCCCCTATGATCTCAATCCGTCGGGCGCGCCGGGAATCCGCAAGATGTTCGACGGCTTCGGTCATGGCGCCAATCGGCAGACCCTGGTCGGCGTGCCGCATTTCAAATCCGTCGATTTCTATGGCCGCTTTCCGACCGCCGACCTGGTCTTTACCGATGAGCAGTTTCCCGGCGGCGTCCGCCTGACGGCGCTCTCGCCGTTCATTCCGCATGAGGATCGCGATTCCTCGATGCCGGTGGCGATGTTCGCCTTCGAGATCGTCAACGATACGGCCGACGAGCTGACCTACACGCTCGCCGGAACGCTCGGCAATCATGGCTCGAACAGCGGCCGGCACACCTTCCGCCAGCAGGACGGCATCAGCTCGATGCATCTGACCTCGACCGACGAGGATCTGCCGGAGACGGCGCGGGGCGATCTCACCATCGCGACCGATGCCCTCGACGTCGACCATACCGACCACCACTATCGCGGCCAGTGGTTCGACGATCTCGCCGTCTACTGGAAGGAGTTCGCCCGTCCCGGCCGGTTGCCGAAACGGCATTATGACGAGCCGCGGACGAGCCGGCATATGAGCCAGCAACCCGAGCACGCGACGCTCGGCGCGCGGGTCACGATCCCCGCCGGCGGCCGCGAGACCGTGCGCTTCGTCATCTCGTGGAGCTTCCCCAAGGGCGACGTCTACTGGGCGTTCCGCGCCAAGCCCGATGGCGTGATCCCCGATCGCCCGACGCCGAGCTGGACCAATTATTACGCGACCCAGTGGGCGGATTCGACGGCGAGCGCCACCGATGCGCTGAAGCGCTGGGACGAACTCGCCGATGCGACGATCGCGTTTCGCGATGCGCTATTCGGCACCACGCTGCCGGCCGAGGTGAAGGACGCGGCCAGCGCGACGCTGGCCCTGCTGCGCACCGCCACCGTCATCCGCCTCGAGCATGGCGAGCTCTGGGCCTGGGAGGGCCAGCATACACATGACGGATCCTGCGAGGGGAGCTGCACCCACGTGTGGAACTACCAGCAGGCGCTGCCGCATCTCTTTCCGGCCATCGAGCGCACGCTGCGCGAGACCGAGCTTGCCTACAACATGCTGCCGACCGGCGGCCTGACCTTCCGCCAGAAGCTGCCGCTCGGCTCCGGCTTCGACATCATCGGCCCCTGCGCCGACGGCCATTTCGGCGCCGTCATCAAGACCTATCGCGAGTGGAAGCTCGCCGGCGACACCGAGTGGCTGCGTCGGCAATGGCCGCGATTGAAGCGCGCCGTCGAATATGCGTGGAGCCCGGAAAACCCGGACCGCTGGGATCCGGACGAGACCGGCATTCTTTCGGGTCGCCAGCACCAGACGCTCGACATGGAATTGTTCGGACCCAATTCCTGGCTCGGCTCCATGTATGTCGCGGCGCTGCTCGCGGCGGCCGAGATGGCGGCGTCCATGGGCGATGCGGAATTCTCCGAGAAGACCGCGCGCCTCGGCAAAGCCGGCGCCGACTACATCAACGACGAATTGTTCAACGGCCGCTGGTTCATCCAGAAGGTCGATCTCTCCGACCAGTCCGTCCTCGTGCCGTTCGATGTCGGCCGCACGGCCGGCGTGCTCGCCGACGGGTTCATGGAAACCTACTGGTCCGAGGAATTCTCCGAGCTCAAATACCAGATGGGCGAGGGCTGCATCTCCGACCAGATCCTCGGCCAGTGGCATGCCGAAGTCGCCGGCCTTGGGGCGTTCCTCGACGGCGACAAGGTCCGGACGGCGCTGCGCTCCGTGCACGCCAACAATTTCCTGCCGTCGCTCGACGACCATTTCAATCCCTGTCGCAACTATGCCTATGAGGACGAGGCCGGGCTCTTGATCGCCACCTATCCGGAGGGCATCCGCCAGCCGATGGTCGCGGCCCCCTATGCCGAGGAGGTCTGGACCGGCATCGAATACATGTCGGCCTCGCACCTGATCATGCACGGCCTCGTCGAGGAGGGCCTCGACATCGTCCGCGCAGCCCGCAACCGCCATGACGGCGCCCGTCG
Coding sequences within:
- a CDS encoding GH116 family glycosyl-hydrolase produces the protein MWEDLASIDTRFHYAGERSRYLAFPLGGIGSGGLSISGSGRLVDWSIRNRPALQGYNGYSHFAIKAERAGELVDARVLNGPYDLNPSGAPGIRKMFDGFGHGANRQTLVGVPHFKSVDFYGRFPTADLVFTDEQFPGGVRLTALSPFIPHEDRDSSMPVAMFAFEIVNDTADELTYTLAGTLGNHGSNSGRHTFRQQDGISSMHLTSTDEDLPETARGDLTIATDALDVDHTDHHYRGQWFDDLAVYWKEFARPGRLPKRHYDEPRTSRHMSQQPEHATLGARVTIPAGGRETVRFVISWSFPKGDVYWAFRAKPDGVIPDRPTPSWTNYYATQWADSTASATDALKRWDELADATIAFRDALFGTTLPAEVKDAASATLALLRTATVIRLEHGELWAWEGQHTHDGSCEGSCTHVWNYQQALPHLFPAIERTLRETELAYNMLPTGGLTFRQKLPLGSGFDIIGPCADGHFGAVIKTYREWKLAGDTEWLRRQWPRLKRAVEYAWSPENPDRWDPDETGILSGRQHQTLDMELFGPNSWLGSMYVAALLAAAEMAASMGDAEFSEKTARLGKAGADYINDELFNGRWFIQKVDLSDQSVLVPFDVGRTAGVLADGFMETYWSEEFSELKYQMGEGCISDQILGQWHAEVAGLGAFLDGDKVRTALRSVHANNFLPSLDDHFNPCRNYAYEDEAGLLIATYPEGIRQPMVAAPYAEEVWTGIEYMSASHLIMHGLVEEGLDIVRAARNRHDGARRNPWNDIECGSYYARSMSAWQLVNAFSGLAADFVAGTLGFAPKGSGDYRLFWSAGKGFGTLTKTGETLTLSVEGGSLDAREVQVDGRRHSGPVALGAGESLVLQVS
- a CDS encoding carbohydrate ABC transporter permease; translated protein: MAASLAARRSSSDLRRAQARTAYLFVLPTTVLYVTFVLAPVVVTCILAFAHFDPMMGSRWVGFDNFVRFFSDRRSLQILWNTLRFTFFAVTFNVSIGLMLAIALNRAMPGWLLYFFRLSFFLPVIIAAAFVSIVWSYLYGDDLGVINYYLRVIGLPGVRWLTDANQAMTSIIIMDVWKNTGFFMIIFIAALQGVPKTILEAAVMDGTPAWRQFFRITLPYISPVVFFCIVYASIGALQVFESIVILTHGGPGDATRSLSILIVEEGFGSFQIGYAAAISVVMTVLILVITAAQQILSRRWVQQ
- a CDS encoding sugar ABC transporter substrate-binding protein — translated: MHMLSRRSLLLSTAAVAVGASLGFGPAFAQSDVTATLKLQGFGGDAELSAITNAIARFNKKYPNVTVELEMDAIANGWGDYVTKVLGQFNAGAAADVYGTAIETFQAFSSRNLWMGLDDFVQANSGFSDFAPSLFKQGSYNGVIHYIPIGWNNIMINYNRDLFDKAGVAYPADGKWTWDEFRKVAKALTVKDASGTVVQFGYEVPNQNFFVQPWFFSNGTAILNDDWSASNMLDPKVSETLQFLYDLIHVDGVSPIPGSGAPMDSQFFAGQVAMISRGHWIVQGAKNNKVNMDIAIPPSKESDTTVIGFGGYAINKNTANADLAKALVLELTSEETQKEEGEKGGGVPGRKSAASTEAFLSFPPSAALYYQTLPHTKAVPSPANFQEVEKIFIRHYTAMMAGEISIADGVKAADAELAASFARLKQ
- a CDS encoding LacI family DNA-binding transcriptional regulator — its product is MATIKDVARRAGVAISTASAAINRSAPVSDEVIEKVRKAVREIGYVPHGAAQSLRIGQSRLVGLILPDITNPHFANVARVVESACLQAGYMAAVYSTNEDFDRERQILTMMRAQRVAGLIIIPTRSDAEHGASLAEQIHVPTILLDSFIAGLPYDVVKLDNVRAARLAIDYLFELGHRRIAVTTGRPNVVTGEDRLQGYLDAHAAHGVPVEQRLLIDGQFDQAVAHDSTLALMRAPEPPTAIFALSNMMMLGVLNALRELQLRVPADVSVIGIDDFYFANIMNPPPTVIAAPIADMAQSAIKQLLNEITSKAQPSGAVEVFQPELIIRESCRQI
- a CDS encoding carbohydrate ABC transporter permease; amino-acid sequence: MNSMMQTRAAKRWIDWAIIASMVLLAFFMLLPFLWLFSMSFRSVADAYKMPPSFLPPSLDFSNYWAVMTSKVPFLKIYANSVMIALIVTVGQMITCTLAAFAFARLQFRGRNALFFALLVGLMFPAQVTILPIYLGYARIGLINKPIGLALMYLTSSFGVFLMRQFMISQPKALEEAALMDGAGYLKIFWRISLPQLRPALSALGIITFTQTWNYYFQAKVLLGKQDQMTLPLAMDVLRGYMGAGNLAVVMAAMSMSILPVVLLFLIAQKFVIEGITMSGIKN